The Rubrobacter calidifluminis genome segment TGAGGCTCGTGGAGGTAGAGGCGCCCACTCCTCCTGAGCGCCTCCACCTTCCTCAGGTCAGAGTCGACGACGTCCACCTCGCAGCCGAGGTACGCCAGGCACGCCGCGGTCACCAGCCCGACGTGTCCGGCACCCACCACGGCCACCCGCCGGGGAGCAAACACCTCTCTCCCAAAATCTTCGGGCATACGTCCCAAGGATATACCCGGGCCTGGCGAGACGGGCAACTAAACAGGCTCTCCCCCGGTCAGCAGGATGACATGCCCGGAGATGTAACCGGACTCCCTCTCCGAGGCCAGGAAGACGTAGCTCGGGGAGATCTCAACCGGCTGGGCGGGGCGTCCGATGGGCTTGCTCTCCCCGAAGGGTCGCTCCGCGCCCTCCGGCATCGTCGCCGGGATCAGGGGCGTCCATACCGGCCCCGGCGCCACCACGTTCACCCGGATGCCCCGGGGCGTCGTCTCGAGCGCGAGCCCTTTGGAGAAGGTGACGATCGCCCCCTTGGAGGCTGCGTAGTCGTGCAGGATGGGTTTGGGGTGGAAGGCCTCGATGGAGGCGGT includes the following:
- a CDS encoding 2-dehydropantoate 2-reductase N-terminal domain-containing protein, translating into MFAPRRVAVVGAGHVGLVTAACLAYLGCEVDVVDSDLRKVEALRRSGRLYLHEPHLRELLDACRERVRFGTELGPAVLASEVLFVAVGTPGRADGSVDLSGVEGVA